The Bacteroidales bacterium genomic interval ACTGACACCTCTGATAAAAGAGTATGTCCATCGTTCTGCAATCTTACACACGGACCAATGGATCGGATATCACATAGTGAATAAACTATACAACCATTCTAAGGTTGATCATAGTAAAGGGCAGTATGTGGATGGTGACTGTTACACCAATACGATTGAGGGCTTCTGGAGTTTATTGAAAAGAGGTTACATAGGGATATATCATTACATGAGTAAAAAGCATTTACAGAAATACGTAGATGAATTTGTATTCAGATACAATACCCGTATGATTAGTGACAGTGATAAGTTTAACTTCTTGTTAAGTGTAACGAGAGGATACAGTATGACATATAATGATTTAGTAGCGGCATGAAAAAGAAAAAAGGTACAGGTGAAGAGTTTGAGGATTTTCTGAAAGTTGCTATATCACATAAGATAGAAAGTCAAAAAAGATATAAAGCACGATATTATTATCGAATAGAATTCAGACAAAAGTATACGAGAAGTGAGGCTCGTGATATACTTCTTTCAGTAGAAAAAAGAAAAAGAGAAAATAATAAGACAGATAACCTTCATTCTAATGAAGAAATTGAACATGAATTGGATCATATTTACAATTCTTCCTTGGCTGAATTAGAAGATGAGGTATCAAGAGACATTTTTTTATTTGGTTGGACAAAGCCTCCAAGAGCAATTAATTCGTTGCATTCTTGACAAAAAAGAAGTCCATTTTCATCTTGGATTGCATATGAATCTCCACATTTACTACAATCAATTGGTATTCTAATTTTTGGTTTCATTTGGATTTTATTAATCAATACAAATATAAGCTTTATAATATAGACGAAGAAAAGAAAAAGAGATTATTTAGTATATTTGTTCCTTGAAAATAAGAAGTGCCGACTCCTCGTTAAAATCACCAAAACTTTAACAAAAATACGTACAGGCACAATGACTCTCTCAATATAGGGTGGGTTGTTTTATTCATGTACGTATTAGGTGTTTGGTGATACCTTACGAGGATATGGGTAGCAGCCCACTTCTTCATTTATAACACTCTCCGAGGTTGCATGAGAGACAAACTAAAAAATCATGGTGAGTTCAGGAGAATTTTTAATTAAACTATTTGAATATCGAGTAACAATTTTTGTTGTTTTTACGATTATTTTACTTGTTATTGTTGGAGTTATGGCACAACAAAGAGGAAGAAATACTGCCGGTTGGATTGTTCTTTCATTTTTTGTTATCTCTCCTCTAATTGTTATGTTTATCTTGTTATGTATAGATACAACAAAAGAAGAACGGATTAAACGGATTACAGAAGATGAAAAAATTAGAGAAGAAATAAGGAAAAGTCAAAATTAAATTTGTTTCTTTTCAAATAAACAATTACATTTAAGAGATTGATTATTAATTTTTCTATATAGTAAAAATCTAAAATATGTTATTATTCGAATAATAGCTATTATATTAGATTTTGATAGTATAAATATAATAATTATATTTTTTAATGAAAATATTCATATCTTTGCATATGTGATCTTGTAATGAACAAATAGAGTCAAATGTATTTATTATACTATAATATAAAAGACATGAATGACTATTAAGAATTATTTGTTTTTACTTTATTAATCAGACGCTTATAACAACATATGAAATGAATAATTGTGTAGAAGTTATTAAATCAAAAATAGGTTATACACTTCAAGAATCAATTAATTCTAAAAGATCTATAGATGATAATGTCAATTCATTGTTAGATTCT includes:
- a CDS encoding IS1595 family transposase, translated to LTPLIKEYVHRSAILHTDQWIGYHIVNKLYNHSKVDHSKGQYVDGDCYTNTIEGFWSLLKRGYIGIYHYMSKKHLQKYVDEFVFRYNTRMISDSDKFNFLLSVTRGYSMTYNDLVAA